In a single window of the Elusimicrobiota bacterium genome:
- a CDS encoding alpha/beta hydrolase — LQDILAQDVTVLTYDRAGYGWSSAGKFPRTPEQVAVELDEILNTLNLAPPYILVGHSIGGLYARQYAMMAPGKVAACVFLDPMPVENKRFEQELGPELYRQSGADKTGAMSTGKFFASTGLGRVLAPLIQSAPMFAGYKKLGKNVYPVIYENMVREESYPAMLSEYVSAMDDTQLGLVREKSRFPDIPVVVVYHSPERVVDETVRWAKLTKEDAQKVETLREKLTREYLESGKNKNKPEWVVMSNSGHYMHLDEPGVIAGIIKKCAGKERK, encoded by the coding sequence CTTTGCAGGACATACTTGCGCAGGATGTTACCGTGCTTACCTACGACCGTGCGGGGTATGGGTGGAGTTCCGCAGGAAAGTTTCCACGGACACCGGAACAAGTGGCAGTTGAGCTTGATGAAATACTTAATACATTAAACCTTGCACCGCCGTATATCCTTGTTGGGCATTCAATCGGTGGGTTGTATGCGCGGCAGTACGCAATGATGGCACCTGGCAAAGTTGCAGCCTGCGTGTTTCTTGATCCTATGCCGGTGGAGAATAAACGGTTTGAACAGGAACTCGGGCCTGAACTATACCGGCAATCAGGAGCGGATAAAACAGGGGCAATGAGTACGGGTAAATTTTTTGCGTCAACCGGGCTAGGGAGAGTATTAGCGCCGTTGATACAATCCGCGCCGATGTTTGCCGGGTACAAAAAACTTGGGAAAAACGTATACCCTGTAATATACGAAAATATGGTAAGGGAAGAATCGTATCCCGCAATGCTGAGCGAGTACGTATCCGCGATGGATGATACACAACTGGGATTAGTCCGCGAAAAAAGTAGGTTCCCGGATATCCCTGTAGTCGTAGTGTATCACTCACCGGAACGCGTGGTGGATGAAACTGTGCGCTGGGCTAAACTCACGAAGGAGGATGCTCAGAAAGTTGAAACGTTACGTGAAAAACTTACCCGGGAATACCTGGAATCAGGCAAGAATAAGAATAAGCCGGAATGGGTTGTTATGTCAAACTCCGGGCATTATATGCACCTAGACGAACCTGGGGTTATTGCCGGGATTATAAAAAAGTGTGCTG